In Chthoniobacterales bacterium, the sequence CGATGGTACTCTTGTTTAACGTGCGGAGGTAGTAGGTGGTTTTTAGGCCGCGTTCCCAGGCTTCGCGATACATGAAGCTGGCGGCGCGGGCGTCGGGTTCGGCGAGCCAGAGGTTGGTGCTCTGGGCTTGGTCGATCCATTTCTGGCGGACTGCGGCGGCTTGCAAAATCCACGTCGGGGCGATCTCGAAGCTGGTTTTGTAGAGTTCGCGGAGTTCGAGCGGGATGCGCTCGATGCCCTGGACACTGCCGTCGAAGTATTTCAGGTCGGCGAGCATTTCCTCGTCCCAGAGGCCGAGGGCTTGCAGGTCGCGCAAGAGGTGGTCGTTGGTGCGAATGAATTCGCCGCTCAGGTTCGACTTGGTGTGGATGTGTTTGTAGGTGGGCTCGATGCACGGGGTGCAGCCGAGGATGTTCGAGATGGTGGCGGTGGGCGCGATGGCGAGGCAGTTGGAATTTCTCATGCCCTGGGTGCTGATTTTTTCCCGAAGCGAGTTCCAATCGAGTCTGCTTTTGCGGTCGACGAGGATGGGGGTGCCGCGCTCGCTTTCGAGGAGATTGAGCGTGTCGAGGGGCATCATGCCGCGGCTCCACTTGGAACCGGCGTAGCTGGGGTATTGTCCGCGTTCGGCGGCGATGTCGCTGGAGCCTTCGTAGGCGTAGTAGGCGAGCGCTTCGAGGGCTTCGTCGTTGAAATCGACGGCGGCAGGGCTGTCGAAGGCGATGCGTTTCTCGTAGAGGGCGTCCTGCATTCCCATGATGCCGAGGCCGACGGGACGGTGCCGGGTGTTCGAATTCTCCGCGGCTTCGACGGGGTAGAAGTTGATGTCGATGACGTTGTCGAGCATGCGCATGAGGGTGCGCACAGTGCCGCGAAGTTTATCGTGGTCGAGCGAGCCATCCTCGCGGAGGTGACCGGCGATGTTGACGCTGGCGAGGTTGCAAACAGCGACTTCGTCGGAGGAGGTGTTGAGCTCGATCTCGGTGCAGAGGTTGGAGTTGTGGATGACTCCGGCGTGGTCCTGCGGGTTGCGGACGTTGGCGGGGTCTTTCCAGGTCATCCAGGGGTGGCCGGTCTCGAAGAGCATTTCCAACATGCGTTTCCAGAGCTGGAGGACGCGGACTTTGCGGCCCCAGAGTTTACCTTCTTCGACGAGTTTTTCGTAATGTTCGTAGCGTTCCTCGAAGGCGCGTCCGTAGATTTCCGGGAGGTCGGAGACTTCGTTGGTGCGGAAGAGGGTCCAAGTGGCGTCGCGCGGAAGCTGGCCGTCGGAGATGGCTTTGAGGCGTTTCATGAACACGTCTGGAATCCAGTGCGCGGTGTTCATGTTGTGGGTGCGGCGGCGGTCGTCGCCGGTTTCCTTGCGCAGATCGAGGAAGTCCTCGATGTCGGCATGCCAGAGTTCGAGATACGAGCAGAGAGCGCCGGGACGTTTGCCGCCCTGGTTGACGGCGATGGCGATGTCGTTGGAGACTTTTAGGAATGGAATGACGCCGGAGCTTTCGCCGTTGGTGC encodes:
- a CDS encoding ribonucleoside-diphosphate reductase subunit alpha, whose product is MSTSTASFSLSNDIAENALSTDYPQVIRRDLPGDTSGKPRVVSWLGHKIERAVNAACLAIGAEEMGRQVRAEIEYRMRKERPLFLHIEELQDLVETTLIEIGEARVAVAYGKYRATRAAQRIQPLSENDEDGQMELATREQLADIRSRISFAKIGLKLALSDDDLVVRLLRSTSINLSAEERRDTIVLNAKSLLDLDADARFFAARILLAYIYEETLPWHVADGLQALKDAHRKAFLAYIPLGIELRRLDPRLAEFDLKKLAGSLDPFADLQFDFIGIQTLYDRYLIHTHDSVSNKKRRLEAPQIFWLRVAMGLSIKESDREARAVEFYGIYKTRRACSSTPTLFNAGTVHPQLSSCYLLYCGDCIEDITETWRRFSHLSKWAGGLGCSWTAIRGSGAHIHGTNGESSGVIPFLKVSNDIAIAVNQGGKRPGALCSYLELWHADIEDFLDLRKETGDDRRRTHNMNTAHWIPDVFMKRLKAISDGQLPRDATWTLFRTNEVSDLPEIYGRAFEERYEHYEKLVEEGKLWGRKVRVLQLWKRMLEMLFETGHPWMTWKDPANVRNPQDHAGVIHNSNLCTEIELNTSSDEVAVCNLASVNIAGHLREDGSLDHDKLRGTVRTLMRMLDNVIDINFYPVEAAENSNTRHRPVGLGIMGMQDALYEKRIAFDSPAAVDFNDEALEALAYYAYEGSSDIAAERGQYPSYAGSKWSRGMMPLDTLNLLESERGTPILVDRKSRLDWNSLREKISTQGMRNSNCLAIAPTATISNILGCTPCIEPTYKHIHTKSNLSGEFIRTNDHLLRDLQALGLWDEEMLADLKYFDGSVQGIERIPLELRELYKTSFEIAPTWILQAAAVRQKWIDQAQSTNLWLAEPDARAASFMYREAWERGLKTTYYLRTLNKSTIDSASRDRRPATAAVAAKSEVTDSEKLACSLEAMRTGGTCESCQ